The window AGGGCATATTATCAAGTGAAGGAGAAACAGGAAGCCTCAACATATGCTCATTAATCCATGAACCGCGCTTAATTTCATCAAGTGCATAACCCAGCACAACGCCATATCTTATAATTTCGCCGTCTTTGGGAATATCAACAAGTGCAAATTTATGAGCCTGCGGAATATCATCACGCAAAATTATTCCCGGCATTATTTCAGTGCCTTTGTTAACGTCATGAGTTACGACTGCAACATTATCGCGTTCAGTTATTTTCACGTAATCACGCAATTTTTTTACCCCCTTTTATTTATGGATAAGGTTATTTTACAGCAGAAATTATTTCTGACTCAATAATATTTGTCTCGCACTCAAGTTTATAAGACTCGAATCTTTGAGCGTTTGACTCAATTACTAGATAGTGTGTTCAAAGTATCTTAAGGCACATTAAATTTGTACTGATGTTAAATATCGCGTCGCAATACCTCGCCAACGTTTCAGCTCTAAAAATGTATTATTTATTATAATAATTCGGACTGGCATTCCAAATGAATCTTGTTGAGCCTCCTTTTGTGCAGTCTATGTCCTGATTGCCTCCTGCTGCGTAGTGATGTACTTTTACATAAAAGTCTTTCGAAAACGTGCATTTATAATTACGGGCGGGGAAAAAGGCTCGGCAAAAACGCGATAAAAAAACGGGGTGCACACATACAACAAATATTCAAGTTTTAACTCAACAAAAATATTTTGTCATAGCTTCCCGAAAATGTTTATAGAAAGCGCCTATCATAAGCTATCCAAAGTCAGAATCTTTCTTCACAATCTCAAAAAGTTTGCCCAAATTCCCGTATAAAACGACGGTGCGTATTGTTATGATCTCCATATTTCCGGTTCTACATGGTGCACCAGTTCGCAATATCCAACGATTATCTTTCGCCGTACGACTGCCAAATTGGAAGTAAATTGAAGTGTGTCTGTACACTGTTTTTTTTGAGCCAATAGCAGAAATATTCTATAGGATTAAGCTCAGGTGAATAAGGCGGCATTGCGTCGTTTTTTCCTGTGAAATGAAGCACTATCTAAGAACCTGTTTTCACATGGGAAAGAGAATTAAATATAAATAATGAAAATTTATCCAAAGTGATTTAACAGATAGACAGAGGAAAAAATAGACCCTTTCTACACAAAAATACGAGAGTATTGACTAATGCAGTTTTTTACGTTTTAGAAACCGGCTGTCAATGGGGACAACTTCCACATGATTTTTCCGCGTATCAGATAGTTTATAGTTTTTTCCGTCGTGCGAAAGTAACCGATTTATGGGAAAAGATTATGCAATATACTGTGATGTAAACAAGAATACGTATGCAGTAATAGATTCCCAAAGTGTTAAAACAGTAAGAGACGTAGAATAGGTAGGTTATGACGGTCATAAAAAAATTAACGCCAAATATTAGAAAATTTTGTAGTGTTTTACAATAATTACATCAAAAAAGGGACTCGCCTCCCAACAAAAAAACAGATATCCAGACATGAAATTTTTGCACCGGGTTAAATTATTATTGAAGGAAACTTTTTTAACCGGCAATAAATGCATCAATGAAGGCGAGTAGTTAAAAACTTTCTGCAATATCTTTCGCACTTGGGGGACAGCCTTTCACGCAATTTTTTGCACCCGAACAACAAACGCCGACTCCTAGCGCATTATCAGGAATATTTTTATTTTTCCAGCCCTGACCAATATAAATATTTTTGCTCATTCCGCGCGAATTAACGTATAAAGCTCTCACTAATGCAGCATAACAAGCACTACACGCCGAATCTTCATGAACATTTTTTATCAGACCTGCGACTCTTCCTGATGGACGTGGATATTTTCCGGCATCGTCGGGATCGTTGAGGTTAATAATTTCTGACTCGTTAAAATCTATTTCGCCCGCTCCGTAGTCATAAGCAAGTTTTATATATTTCACTTGATTCAAATCGAGTCCCATTAAGTTAGCACCATACGAGTCAATTTTTACAGGATCAGTGCCGAGAAAGATTCTATTTGTCTGCACAGGATTCCCGCCCTCCTCAAAATTTAAATCGCCGCAAATACTATCGACTATGATTAAACCAGTTTTCAAAGCTGCGCCTAATGCTGCAATAGGTTTTGTTAATCCCAGCGAGTGAAAGCGCCTTTTTTCTTTGTCAGGGAGACAACCTTTTAAATTTTTCAGCGCACAAGTCATAACAGTTTGGCAATGACCCTTCAAAACAGGAAGATTAACGAGCAGTCCCGCACTAAGAGCACGCACGCAAATATCAATAGGGCCGATTTGAGTATTAATTTTTCTCGTTGAGTCATGCTTTAAATCATAGAACGGGACATTATATTTTTCGCAAATTTTGTCATAACCGGCGCGCTTCATTGCTCGATTTGTGTCATCACCTACCCAGCTGCCCTCGATAATGCTTATATCTTTTACGCCGTTTGCCCTGAAATATTCTATGCAGCCCGATAAAATTCCTGCGTGAGTTGTTGCTCCGTTGTCGGGGTGTCCTGCTACGACGAGATTAGGTTTTAACGCGACATTGCCTCCGGTTGGAACGAGATTAATTGCATTCGACGACTCTAATAATTTAACTGTCATTGAGTGAGAGTCTGTGCCGTAAATATTATAAATTTTGCTCATAAATATTCATCTCCATTAAATGTAAGCTAAAGCAAATGACCATACAGTAAAGGATCCTGCACCCTGTCCAGCTAAAAACGTTTCAAATAGTGCCCTGTACATAGAAGCTATTATCATAGAACCTACGAGCATTTGTACCTTTGTCATGTGCGCAACATTCTTGAAGTAAGCAAACGTTAAGTAAAATACTGCTGTGAAAATAAAGATTCCTCCTATTATGCCGGTGCTTACAATTGTAGTGAGATAAAAAGAGTCAAAGAAACCAAACGGCCCCAACCCTACGAACCAATCATAAAGAGTCATTCTTGCTAATAGCGGAGAAGTATAATTTACAGCTCTGTTGCTTAATTCGTAAACTTGCTCCCAGTCAACATAAATTATAAGCAGCACAACAGCTATTATCATAGAATAAATCATCAAGACTCTAGCGTTTACATGTATTCCGTTGTAATATTTGAGAGTAAAATATGTAATCCAGAAACCTATTATTCCCGTTATTGCAGCTCTCGAACCAGTAGACAAAAGCACAATTATTACTACGATACACAAAATTTTTGAATACAAATATGTGAGATTCCATTTATTATGGCCAGCTTCCAAAACAAGTTCCCGATATACAGCAAAGGCCATCAGAAAATGAAACGCGTTTCCGCCGGCTGTATTGAAATGTCCCATTCCGAAAGCAAAACGATAACGCCCTGCATTACCGAGAACATTTGCAAGCGAACTCAAGAACGCAAATCCGTCAAAATATGTGATATACATCATTAATATTGCTGTGCCGTGAGTAATAACTATATGTTTTATTACATGTTCTTCAAGGTGATAGGCTTTCATTATTCTGGCTGTAAAAAATAGGTTGCAATAAAATGCTAGTATTGACAAATATTCTCTATCTGCATTAGTGCGGGCACCTATAGCCGTTAAATTCAGCATGAGCGCGAAAATCTGCCAGAACATAAATAACGTTATCCCGATAATAAAAACGTTTACGGCCTTGTTGTGAAATATTTTGCGTCTTATAGTTAAATTTATTGTTCCCGTAATACCCCAATGCATGACAGCAGTATAAAATTTTGCTTCCAATAGTGCCTGAGGCGATATGAATCCCGGCTCCGACGCGTATTGAAGAATATATTTGACAAAGAAAAATATAAATGATGACACAAGAAAAATCTCGATCTTGAATTTCTTGCTAGTTATGATAAAAAATATCGTCTTGTATAAATCTATAATATAATCTTTTATATTTACGGCAACAGCTTTATTATTCAT is drawn from Synergistaceae bacterium and contains these coding sequences:
- a CDS encoding transposase, yielding MTNAVFYVLETGCQWGQLPHDFSAYQIVYSFFRRAKVTDLWEKIMQYTVM
- a CDS encoding DUF362 domain-containing protein; translation: MSKIYNIYGTDSHSMTVKLLESSNAINLVPTGGNVALKPNLVVAGHPDNGATTHAGILSGCIEYFRANGVKDISIIEGSWVGDDTNRAMKRAGYDKICEKYNVPFYDLKHDSTRKINTQIGPIDICVRALSAGLLVNLPVLKGHCQTVMTCALKNLKGCLPDKEKRRFHSLGLTKPIAALGAALKTGLIIVDSICGDLNFEEGGNPVQTNRIFLGTDPVKIDSYGANLMGLDLNQVKYIKLAYDYGAGEIDFNESEIINLNDPDDAGKYPRPSGRVAGLIKNVHEDSACSACYAALVRALYVNSRGMSKNIYIGQGWKNKNIPDNALGVGVCCSGAKNCVKGCPPSAKDIAESF